A genomic region of Streptomyces rimosus contains the following coding sequences:
- a CDS encoding maleylpyruvate isomerase family mycothiol-dependent enzyme, protein MTDNAPPATPDFAQDAAAVREATDRLLDSAGKLDDAAIGEPSLLPDWTRGHVLAHVARNADALVNLLTWARTGVRTPMYAGAEARDADIAAGADRPLAVHLDDLRSSAERFDAAVAALPPARLPYELEMRNGVIERAARLPFRRLVEVELHRIDLGVGYGIEQLPTAFVDAELAFMTGVKFAGHIDVPAMELRAPDGRRWRTGRTEHTGVVTEDTGDVPYVVVSGPPAELVGWLTGRAKGTGLDTRGGPLPALPPL, encoded by the coding sequence ATGACCGACAACGCGCCCCCCGCCACACCGGATTTCGCGCAGGACGCCGCCGCCGTCCGTGAAGCGACCGACCGACTGCTCGACTCCGCCGGGAAGTTGGACGACGCGGCGATCGGAGAACCGTCACTGCTGCCCGACTGGACCCGCGGCCATGTCCTCGCCCATGTGGCCCGCAACGCCGATGCCCTGGTCAACCTGCTGACCTGGGCGCGTACCGGCGTCCGCACCCCGATGTACGCCGGCGCCGAGGCCCGCGACGCCGACATCGCCGCCGGCGCCGACCGGCCGCTCGCCGTGCACCTGGACGACCTGCGCTCCAGCGCCGAGCGTTTCGACGCGGCCGTGGCGGCGCTGCCGCCCGCCCGCCTCCCGTACGAGCTGGAAATGCGCAACGGCGTCATCGAACGCGCCGCCCGGCTGCCGTTCCGCCGTCTGGTCGAGGTCGAGCTGCACCGTATCGACCTCGGCGTCGGCTACGGCATCGAGCAGTTGCCGACCGCCTTCGTCGACGCGGAACTGGCGTTCATGACGGGTGTGAAGTTCGCCGGCCACATCGACGTACCGGCCATGGAACTGCGCGCCCCCGACGGACGGCGGTGGCGTACCGGCCGCACGGAGCACACCGGCGTGGTCACCGAGGACACCGGGGACGTCCCGTACGTGGTGGTGTCCGGGCCGCCCGCCGAACTGGTCGGCTGGCTCACCGGCCGCGCCAAAGGCACCGGACTCGACACCCGGGGCGGCCCGCTTCCGGCCCTTCCCCCGCTTTAG
- a CDS encoding sugar porter family MFS transporter, producing MPARIKNALIWVFGALGGILWGYDTGVISGAMLFIKNDIALTPLLEGMVVSGLLVGAMLGAGLSGRLSDSWGRRRLILAASAVFIAGTLGAALSATPWTLIAFRFVLGIGVGIASVVVPLYLTELAPKHLRGGLTSLMQLLVTVGIFLAYVTDYLLAGAEAWRWMIGLGVVPAAILALGIVTQPESPRWLVGKGRNDEARQVLTRLRGAGGTADTELAEIEETERIERAESRSLTLKDLASPRLRPVLLVGMLLVFFQNFVGINTIIYYAPTLLTDIGFGSDGAILANVGIGLLNMLMTLPAMRLIDRKGRKPLLLYGALGMCAAMLVLAVTNLSGLGYGAALSALTLFGIALYIASFAVSWGPVQWVMLPELFPMRIRAAAVSLCVMFNWLFNMVVSLVFPSLLRAWGAGVNFLFFAVTTFAAFVFVRKLLPETKGRSLEEIERDLLKGREGHLPDSGEGRPGQSEEDGSVPVSSGADAAR from the coding sequence GTGCCCGCACGCATCAAGAACGCCCTGATCTGGGTCTTCGGTGCCCTCGGCGGCATCCTGTGGGGCTATGACACCGGCGTCATCTCCGGCGCCATGCTCTTCATCAAGAACGACATCGCGCTGACCCCGCTCCTGGAAGGCATGGTCGTCTCCGGCCTGCTGGTCGGCGCGATGCTCGGCGCGGGCCTGTCCGGGCGGCTGTCCGACTCCTGGGGCCGGCGCCGGCTGATCCTCGCCGCCTCCGCCGTCTTCATCGCCGGCACCCTCGGCGCCGCGCTGTCCGCCACCCCCTGGACGCTGATCGCCTTCCGCTTCGTGCTCGGCATCGGCGTGGGCATCGCCTCCGTCGTCGTACCGCTGTATCTGACGGAGCTGGCGCCCAAGCACCTGCGCGGCGGCCTGACCTCACTGATGCAGCTGCTGGTCACGGTCGGCATCTTCCTCGCGTACGTCACCGACTACCTGCTCGCCGGGGCCGAGGCGTGGCGCTGGATGATCGGCCTGGGCGTGGTGCCCGCCGCGATCCTCGCGCTCGGCATCGTCACCCAGCCCGAAAGCCCCCGCTGGCTGGTCGGCAAGGGCCGCAACGACGAGGCGCGGCAGGTACTGACGCGGCTGCGCGGCGCGGGCGGCACGGCCGACACGGAACTGGCCGAGATCGAGGAGACCGAGCGCATCGAGCGGGCCGAGAGCCGGTCGCTGACCCTCAAGGATCTCGCCTCGCCCCGGCTGCGGCCGGTCCTGCTGGTCGGGATGCTGCTGGTCTTCTTCCAGAACTTCGTCGGCATCAACACGATCATCTACTACGCGCCGACGCTGCTCACCGACATCGGCTTCGGCTCCGACGGCGCGATCCTCGCCAACGTCGGCATAGGGCTGCTCAACATGCTGATGACGCTGCCCGCCATGCGCCTGATCGACCGCAAGGGCCGCAAACCGCTGCTCCTGTACGGCGCGCTCGGCATGTGTGCGGCGATGCTCGTACTGGCCGTCACCAACCTGTCCGGCCTCGGATACGGGGCAGCCCTGTCCGCCCTCACCCTCTTCGGCATCGCCCTGTACATCGCGTCCTTCGCGGTCTCCTGGGGCCCGGTGCAGTGGGTGATGCTGCCGGAGCTGTTCCCGATGCGCATCCGGGCCGCCGCGGTGAGCCTGTGCGTGATGTTCAACTGGCTGTTCAACATGGTGGTCTCGCTGGTCTTCCCGTCGCTGCTGCGCGCCTGGGGAGCGGGCGTGAACTTCCTGTTCTTCGCCGTGACGACGTTCGCCGCCTTCGTCTTCGTACGGAAGCTGCTGCCGGAGACCAAGGGCCGCAGCCTGGAGGAGATCGAACGGGACCTGCTCAAGGGCCGGGAGGGGCATCTTCCGGACAGTGGGGAGGGCCGGCCGGGGCAGTCCGAAGAGGACGGATCGGTACCGGTATCGTCGGGAGCCGACGCCGCACGGTGA
- a CDS encoding L-threonine dehydrogenase, translating to MRAVVVTEPGRTALTEVPDPRPEPAEVVVRVSSCGLCGTDMHILGGELPAVPYPLIPGHELTGEVVAVGEGVTSPAVGDRVAVNPNMPCGACHYCRIGRANLCEDYQAIGVTQAGGFAELVAVPARCCHLVPESFSEAAAGLIEPLSCAVHGLNRLPRRPGEHYLIYGAGTMGLMMAALVRTAGAASVSVVDLNKERLAFAESFGLDAAVTNADHLGRKPGFEVVIDATGAVPAIEDGLGRVRKGGTFLQFGVTDPARSAKFSPYLVYHHEIDIIGSMAVHNSFQPAIDVLEAGLDLDPLVSDVYGLEDFDEAVARFRAGTGRKIHIAPQGPQNARKG from the coding sequence ATGCGCGCTGTCGTGGTCACCGAGCCGGGCCGTACCGCCCTGACCGAAGTCCCCGATCCCCGGCCGGAACCCGCGGAAGTCGTCGTGCGCGTCTCCTCCTGCGGGCTGTGCGGGACCGACATGCACATCCTCGGCGGCGAACTGCCCGCCGTGCCCTACCCGCTGATCCCCGGCCACGAGCTGACCGGCGAAGTGGTGGCCGTGGGCGAGGGCGTCACCAGCCCGGCCGTCGGCGACCGCGTTGCCGTCAACCCGAACATGCCGTGCGGCGCCTGCCACTACTGCCGCATCGGCCGCGCCAACCTCTGCGAGGACTACCAGGCGATCGGCGTCACCCAGGCGGGTGGTTTCGCCGAACTGGTCGCGGTGCCCGCGCGCTGCTGCCACCTCGTACCGGAGTCGTTCTCCGAGGCCGCGGCGGGCCTGATCGAGCCGCTGTCCTGCGCGGTGCACGGCCTGAACCGGCTGCCCCGGCGCCCCGGCGAGCACTACCTGATCTACGGCGCCGGAACGATGGGCCTGATGATGGCCGCCCTGGTGCGTACCGCGGGCGCCGCCTCCGTGTCCGTCGTGGACCTCAACAAGGAGCGGCTGGCCTTCGCCGAGAGCTTCGGCCTCGACGCGGCCGTCACCAACGCCGACCATCTGGGCCGCAAGCCCGGCTTCGAGGTGGTCATCGACGCGACCGGCGCGGTCCCGGCCATCGAGGACGGCCTCGGCCGGGTCCGCAAGGGCGGCACGTTCCTCCAGTTCGGCGTCACCGACCCGGCCCGCTCCGCGAAGTTCTCGCCGTATCTCGTCTACCACCACGAGATCGACATCATCGGCTCGATGGCCGTGCACAACAGCTTCCAGCCCGCCATCGACGTACTGGAGGCCGGGCTCGACCTCGATCCGCTGGTCAGCGACGTGTACGGGCTGGAGGACTTCGACGAGGCGGTGGCCCGCTTCCGGGCCGGGACCGGCCGCAAGATCCACATCGCGCCGCAGGGCCCGCAGAACGCGCGGAAGGGGTGA
- the uvrA gene encoding excinuclease ABC subunit UvrA, translating to MADRLIVRGAREHNLRNVSLDLPRDSLIVFTGLSGSGKSSLAFDTIFAEGQRRYVESLSSYARQFLGQMDKPDVDFIEGLSPAVSIDQKSTSRNPRSTVGTITEVYDYLRLLFARIGKPHCPECGDPIARQSPQAIVDKVLELPEGSRFQVLAPLARERKGEFVDLFSDLQTKGYSRARVDGATIQLSDPPKLKKQEKHTIEVVVDRLTVKDSAKRRLTDSVETALGLSGGMVILDFVDLDEDDPQRERMYSEHLYCPRDDLSFEELEPRSFSFNSPFGACPDCTGIGTRMEVDPELIIPDEEKSLDEGAVHPWSHGHTKEYFGRLVGALADALGFRTDIPWAGLPQRAKKAILNGHRTQIDVRYRNRYGRERSYTTAFEGAVPFVKRRHQEAESDSSRERFEGYMREVPCPTCEGTRLKPIVLAVTVKGRSIAEVSAMSISDCADFLREMKLDAREKKIAERVLKEVNERLKFLVDVGLDYLSLNRAAGTLSGGEAQRIRLATQIGSGLVGVLYVLDEPSIGLHQRDNHRLIETLVRLRDMGNTLIVVEHDEDTIKVADWVVDIGPGAGEHGGKVVHSGPMKELLANKDSVTGQYLSGRKAIVTPEVRRPADPKRQLTVHGAKENNLRDITVSFPLGVLTAVTGVSGSGKSTLVNDILYTHLARELNGAKSVPGRHVRVSGDDQVDKVVHVDQSPIGRTPRSNPATYTGVFDNIRKLFAETMEAKVRGYMPGRFSFNVKGGRCENCAGDGTIKIEMNFLPDVYVPCEVCHGARYNRETLEVHYKGKSIAEVLDMPIEEALSFFEAVPSIARHLKTLTEVGLGYVRLGQSAPTLSGGEAQRVKLASELQKRSTGRTVYVLDEPTTGLHFDDISKLIKVLSGLVDKGNSVIVIEHNLDVIKTADWIVDMGPEGGNGGGLVVAEGTPEQVAAVPASHTGKFLRDILGDRVSDAEPTLAGGPKKRAAKKTVAATKAPAKKTVSAKTGTKTAASKTTAKKTTAKPPAAKKTATKTAAKKATRARRV from the coding sequence GTGGCCGACCGTCTCATCGTCCGTGGCGCTCGCGAGCACAACCTGCGCAACGTCTCGCTCGACCTCCCCCGGGACTCCCTCATCGTCTTCACGGGGCTCTCCGGGTCGGGCAAGTCCTCGCTCGCCTTCGACACGATCTTCGCCGAGGGGCAGCGCCGCTATGTCGAGTCGCTCTCCTCGTACGCCCGGCAGTTCCTCGGGCAGATGGACAAGCCCGATGTGGACTTCATCGAGGGCCTGTCCCCCGCGGTCTCGATCGACCAGAAGTCGACCTCGCGCAACCCGCGCTCGACGGTCGGCACGATCACCGAGGTCTACGACTACCTCCGCCTGCTGTTCGCCCGTATCGGCAAGCCGCACTGTCCCGAGTGCGGTGACCCGATCGCCCGGCAGTCGCCGCAGGCCATTGTCGACAAGGTCCTGGAGCTGCCCGAGGGCAGCCGCTTCCAGGTGCTGGCCCCGCTCGCGCGCGAGCGCAAGGGCGAGTTCGTGGACCTCTTCTCCGACCTCCAGACCAAGGGCTACAGCCGCGCCCGCGTCGACGGCGCCACGATCCAGCTCTCCGACCCGCCCAAGCTCAAGAAGCAGGAGAAGCACACGATCGAGGTGGTCGTGGACCGCCTGACCGTCAAGGACAGCGCCAAGCGGCGGCTGACCGACTCCGTCGAGACCGCCCTCGGCCTGTCCGGCGGCATGGTCATCCTCGACTTCGTCGACCTGGACGAGGACGATCCGCAGCGCGAGCGGATGTACTCGGAGCACCTGTACTGCCCGCGCGACGACCTGTCGTTCGAGGAGCTGGAGCCCCGCTCCTTCTCCTTCAACTCGCCCTTCGGCGCCTGCCCCGACTGCACCGGCATCGGCACGCGCATGGAGGTCGACCCCGAGCTGATCATCCCGGACGAGGAGAAGTCCCTCGACGAGGGCGCCGTCCACCCCTGGTCGCACGGCCACACCAAGGAGTACTTCGGCCGCCTGGTCGGAGCCCTCGCCGACGCCCTCGGCTTCCGTACGGACATCCCCTGGGCCGGGCTGCCGCAGCGCGCCAAGAAGGCCATCCTCAACGGCCACCGCACCCAGATCGACGTCCGCTACCGCAACCGCTACGGCCGCGAGCGCTCGTACACCACCGCGTTCGAGGGTGCCGTTCCGTTCGTCAAGCGGCGCCACCAGGAGGCGGAGAGCGACAGCAGCCGCGAGCGCTTCGAGGGCTACATGCGCGAGGTGCCCTGCCCGACCTGTGAGGGCACCCGGCTCAAGCCGATCGTCCTCGCGGTCACGGTCAAGGGCCGCTCGATCGCCGAGGTCTCGGCCATGTCGATCAGCGACTGCGCCGACTTCCTGCGCGAGATGAAGCTCGACGCCCGTGAGAAGAAGATCGCCGAGCGGGTCCTCAAGGAGGTCAACGAGCGGCTGAAGTTCCTGGTCGACGTCGGCCTGGACTACCTCTCGCTGAACCGCGCCGCGGGCACCCTCTCAGGCGGCGAGGCCCAGCGCATCCGGCTCGCCACCCAGATCGGCTCCGGCCTGGTCGGCGTGCTCTACGTCCTGGACGAGCCGTCCATCGGCCTCCACCAGCGCGACAACCACCGCCTCATCGAGACGCTGGTGCGGCTGCGCGACATGGGCAACACGCTGATCGTCGTGGAGCACGACGAGGACACGATCAAGGTCGCCGACTGGGTCGTGGACATCGGCCCGGGCGCCGGCGAGCACGGCGGCAAGGTCGTGCACAGCGGCCCCATGAAGGAGCTGCTGGCCAACAAGGACTCGGTCACCGGGCAGTACCTGTCCGGCCGCAAGGCCATCGTGACGCCCGAGGTGCGGCGGCCCGCCGACCCGAAGCGGCAGCTGACGGTGCACGGCGCGAAGGAGAACAACCTCCGCGACATCACCGTCTCCTTCCCGCTCGGCGTGCTCACCGCGGTCACCGGCGTCTCCGGCTCCGGCAAGTCCACGCTGGTCAACGACATCCTGTACACCCACCTGGCCCGCGAGCTGAACGGCGCCAAGTCGGTGCCCGGCCGCCATGTGCGGGTCTCCGGCGACGACCAGGTGGACAAGGTCGTGCACGTCGACCAGTCGCCCATCGGCCGTACGCCGCGCTCCAACCCCGCGACGTACACCGGTGTCTTCGACAACATCCGCAAGCTGTTCGCGGAGACGATGGAGGCCAAGGTCCGCGGCTACATGCCGGGGCGCTTCTCCTTCAACGTCAAGGGCGGCCGCTGCGAGAACTGCGCGGGCGACGGCACGATCAAGATCGAGATGAACTTCCTGCCGGACGTGTACGTGCCGTGCGAGGTCTGCCACGGCGCGCGCTACAACCGGGAGACCCTGGAGGTCCACTACAAGGGCAAGTCCATCGCCGAGGTCCTGGACATGCCGATCGAGGAGGCGCTGAGCTTCTTCGAGGCCGTCCCGAGCATCGCCCGGCACCTGAAGACGCTCACCGAGGTCGGGCTGGGGTACGTCCGGCTCGGACAGTCCGCGCCGACCCTCTCCGGCGGTGAGGCGCAGCGCGTCAAGCTCGCCTCCGAGCTGCAGAAGCGCTCCACCGGCCGCACGGTCTACGTCCTGGACGAGCCGACCACCGGTCTGCACTTCGACGACATCAGCAAGCTGATCAAGGTGCTGTCCGGACTGGTCGACAAGGGCAACTCGGTCATCGTCATCGAGCACAACCTCGACGTGATCAAGACCGCGGACTGGATCGTGGACATGGGCCCCGAGGGCGGCAACGGCGGCGGCCTGGTCGTCGCCGAGGGCACCCCGGAGCAGGTCGCGGCCGTCCCGGCCAGCCACACCGGCAAGTTCCTGCGCGACATCCTGGGCGACCGGGTCAGCGACGCGGAGCCGACCCTGGCCGGCGGGCCGAAGAAGCGCGCGGCGAAGAAGACCGTCGCCGCGACGAAGGCGCCGGCGAAGAAGACCGTCTCGGCGAAGACCGGCACCAAGACGGCCGCTTCGAAGACGACGGCGAAGAAGACGACCGCCAAGCCCCCGGCCGCCAAGAAGACGGCCACCAAAACGGCCGCCAAGAAGGCGACACGGGCCCGCCGGGTCTGA
- a CDS encoding LacI family DNA-binding transcriptional regulator, with translation MTTMVDVARRAGVSVATVSHVLNETRPVRPDTRAAVLAAIDELGYTHNTLARSLVTARTRSIGLAVSAISNPYFTEILQGVEAGALEAGYSLLIADPHDDPAHEQKVVRLLHERRVDGMIVAPSAEPAGMAGYLTRRKVPAVFLDRLVGDAHDQVCAENTAPVRQLVEHLADLGHTRIGLVAGLPGLSTTTERVQGYREGLRARGLPFAPELLAGGNSEAEGAQDATRHLLAAPEPPTAIITANNAMTIGTLRALRDLGLDVPRDIALACFDDFSWADLFAPRLTAISQPSKEIGAAAVRLLLERLEEPDRPPRTLRLPCTYVHRESCGCTGAGR, from the coding sequence ATGACGACGATGGTCGATGTGGCGCGGCGGGCGGGGGTCTCCGTGGCCACGGTCTCGCATGTGCTCAACGAGACCCGGCCGGTACGCCCCGACACCCGCGCCGCCGTCCTCGCGGCCATCGACGAGCTGGGCTACACCCACAACACGCTGGCCCGTTCGCTGGTCACCGCGCGCACCCGCTCCATAGGGCTCGCGGTCTCCGCGATCAGCAACCCGTACTTCACCGAGATCCTCCAGGGCGTCGAGGCCGGCGCCCTGGAAGCGGGCTACAGCCTGCTGATCGCCGATCCGCACGACGACCCCGCGCACGAGCAGAAGGTCGTGCGGCTGCTGCACGAGCGCCGGGTGGACGGCATGATCGTCGCGCCGTCCGCCGAGCCCGCCGGCATGGCCGGCTACCTCACCCGGCGCAAGGTTCCGGCCGTCTTCCTCGACCGGCTCGTCGGCGACGCCCACGACCAGGTCTGCGCGGAGAACACCGCCCCCGTACGGCAGCTCGTCGAGCACCTCGCCGACCTCGGCCACACCCGGATCGGGCTGGTCGCCGGGCTGCCCGGCCTGAGCACCACCACCGAGCGCGTCCAGGGCTACCGCGAGGGCCTGCGCGCCCGCGGTCTGCCCTTCGCCCCCGAACTGCTGGCGGGCGGCAACTCCGAGGCGGAGGGCGCCCAGGACGCCACCCGGCACCTGCTCGCCGCCCCCGAACCGCCCACCGCGATCATCACCGCCAACAACGCGATGACGATCGGCACCCTGCGCGCGCTGCGCGACCTCGGCCTCGACGTGCCCCGCGACATCGCCCTGGCCTGCTTCGACGACTTCTCGTGGGCGGACCTGTTCGCCCCGCGTCTGACGGCGATCTCCCAGCCCAGCAAGGAGATCGGGGCCGCAGCGGTCCGGCTGCTCCTGGAACGGCTGGAGGAACCGGACCGCCCACCGCGCACCCTCCGGCTCCCCTGCACCTACGTGCACCGCGAATCCTGCGGCTGCACCGGCGCCGGGCGCTGA
- a CDS encoding TetR/AcrR family transcriptional regulator yields the protein MADQADRAERGGGRAGAGGDGLSLRELKKIRTRERISGEATRLFVARGFEQVTVAEVARAAEVSTMTVFNYFPRKEDLFLDRIPEAFELVTRAVRERGEGVAPLEALHRLALDLLEQGHPLAGVGFWDRHWWQVLVDSAALQARGREALEEFENTLAGLFAEAGGAGPDEHGPRLAAALTVAAYRSVYATVIRRQMAGVPVEKIAAEQWGLLQHTYDVLSRVL from the coding sequence ATGGCTGATCAGGCGGACAGGGCGGAGCGTGGCGGTGGCCGGGCGGGTGCGGGCGGCGACGGGCTCTCGCTGCGGGAGCTGAAGAAGATCCGGACCCGTGAACGGATCTCCGGCGAGGCCACCCGGCTCTTCGTCGCGCGCGGCTTCGAGCAGGTCACCGTCGCCGAGGTGGCCCGCGCCGCGGAGGTCTCGACGATGACGGTCTTCAACTACTTCCCCCGCAAGGAAGATCTCTTCCTCGACCGCATCCCCGAGGCGTTCGAGCTGGTCACGCGCGCCGTACGGGAACGGGGTGAGGGCGTCGCGCCGCTGGAGGCGCTGCACCGCCTCGCGCTCGACCTGCTGGAACAGGGGCACCCGCTCGCGGGCGTGGGGTTCTGGGACCGCCACTGGTGGCAGGTGCTGGTGGACTCCGCGGCGTTGCAGGCCCGCGGGCGCGAGGCTCTGGAGGAGTTCGAGAACACGCTCGCCGGGTTGTTCGCGGAGGCCGGGGGAGCCGGGCCCGACGAGCACGGGCCGAGGCTGGCCGCCGCGCTGACCGTGGCCGCGTACCGCTCCGTGTACGCGACGGTCATCCGCCGGCAGATGGCCGGCGTTCCCGTCGAGAAGATCGCCGCGGAGCAGTGGGGGCTGCTGCAGCACACGTACGACGTGCTGTCGCGGGTGCTGTAG
- a CDS encoding carbohydrate kinase family protein gives MIVVAGEALIDLVPSSQPPSGDGPLPALLPRRGGGPYNTALALGRLGSPAAFCSRVSTDTFGEELLRGLRADGVDISLVQRGTEPTTLAVADISPDGSAGYGFYADGTADRLFTLPAELPAATRAVSFGTCSLVLEPGASAYESLMRRSAEQGIFTALDPNIRAGLIADADAYRARFRSWLPHVTLLKLSEEDAEWLAGPQGVAAAVKDWLAAGPAAVVLTRGGDGLSVLTPGGTEITVPGERIEVADTIGAGDTVNAALLHRLDAHGALSPGALAALSPDAWRDILGFAARAAAVTCSRPGAQPPYATELVGPE, from the coding sequence GTGATCGTCGTCGCCGGCGAGGCCCTGATCGACCTCGTGCCCAGCTCCCAACCGCCGTCCGGGGACGGGCCGTTGCCCGCGTTGCTGCCGCGCCGGGGCGGCGGCCCGTACAACACCGCGCTCGCCCTCGGACGGCTCGGCTCGCCCGCCGCGTTCTGCTCGCGGGTGTCGACCGACACCTTCGGGGAGGAGCTGCTGCGCGGGCTGCGCGCCGACGGCGTGGACATCTCGCTCGTCCAGCGCGGCACCGAGCCGACCACCCTGGCGGTCGCGGACATCAGTCCGGACGGCTCGGCGGGTTACGGCTTCTACGCCGACGGCACCGCCGACCGGCTGTTCACCCTGCCGGCCGAACTGCCCGCCGCGACGCGGGCGGTGTCGTTCGGCACCTGCTCGCTGGTGCTGGAGCCGGGCGCGAGCGCGTACGAGTCGCTGATGCGCCGCTCGGCGGAGCAGGGGATCTTCACCGCGCTGGACCCCAACATCCGCGCCGGGCTGATCGCGGACGCGGACGCCTACCGGGCCCGCTTCCGCTCCTGGCTGCCGCACGTCACGCTGCTGAAGCTCTCGGAGGAGGACGCGGAGTGGCTGGCCGGGCCCCAGGGCGTCGCGGCCGCGGTCAAGGACTGGCTGGCGGCCGGTCCGGCGGCGGTGGTGCTCACGCGCGGCGGCGACGGGCTGTCCGTGCTGACGCCGGGCGGTACGGAGATCACGGTGCCCGGCGAGCGGATCGAGGTCGCGGACACGATCGGCGCGGGCGACACGGTCAACGCGGCGCTGCTGCACCGCCTCGACGCGCACGGCGCCCTGTCCCCCGGCGCGCTCGCCGCCCTCTCCCCCGACGCCTGGCGCGACATCCTCGGCTTCGCGGCCCGCGCGGCCGCAGTGACCTGCTCCCGCCCCGGCGCACAGCCGCCGTACGCGACGGAGCTGGTGGGGCCGGAGTGA
- a CDS encoding FAD-dependent oxidoreductase — translation MNKNTGGTAPRTDVVIAGAGPVGLMLACELALRGVRVVALERLTAVDETIKAGGINTPTAEAFYRRGMLPALADLQKEAFGRFHSFVRQRQAAGASSVRPAPRFAGHFAGIMLRAELLDTSDSDFHHAGPADEIGFVSQQALERLLAERAAELGVEVRRGVELTGFDTDTDGVTVHVGEAGEAGDAGGEELRAGWLVGCDGGRSTVRRLAGFPFPGTDPEITGRQALVEMTGAEKLGMGWNETETGIYSHGPVPGRILTVEFDGPPADRSAPVTLEEVQASLRKVSGTDVTVTKVNTATRFTDNTRQVTEYRRGRVLLAGDAAHVHPPFGGQGLNLGIGDAMNLGWKLAATVLGHAPDGLLDTYTAERHPVGAWVLEWTRAQIAVMRPTPHSRALRKVITDLTGTVTGTTYFAKKISGVWHRYDLPGDHPLTGRSAPDLVFANGTRLGAHLEDGRALLFVLTDDPGPAGRAAEYAAGYEGRLRVVTTRCPDRPELAGLLVRPDGVVAWGAGTDEDALRGESRSGAGADKAGSGADGDGAPARTAGTATATRTAPAATCTADELAALEDALRRWFGAPGGTPGGTAD, via the coding sequence ATGAACAAGAACACCGGGGGAACCGCTCCCCGAACGGACGTGGTGATCGCGGGCGCCGGGCCCGTCGGACTGATGCTCGCCTGCGAACTCGCCCTGCGCGGGGTGCGGGTGGTCGCGCTGGAGCGCCTGACCGCAGTGGACGAGACGATCAAGGCGGGCGGCATCAACACGCCCACCGCGGAAGCCTTCTACCGCCGCGGCATGCTGCCCGCGCTCGCCGACTTGCAGAAGGAGGCGTTCGGCCGGTTCCACTCCTTCGTACGGCAGCGGCAGGCCGCCGGAGCGAGCTCCGTACGCCCGGCGCCGAGGTTCGCCGGACACTTCGCGGGCATCATGCTGCGCGCCGAACTGCTGGACACATCCGACTCCGACTTCCACCACGCCGGACCGGCCGACGAGATCGGCTTCGTGTCACAGCAGGCACTGGAACGGCTGCTCGCCGAGCGCGCCGCCGAACTCGGCGTCGAGGTGCGCCGCGGCGTGGAGCTGACCGGCTTCGACACGGATACGGACGGCGTGACGGTGCACGTCGGCGAGGCCGGAGAGGCCGGTGACGCAGGCGGGGAGGAACTGCGGGCCGGCTGGCTGGTGGGCTGCGACGGCGGACGCAGTACGGTCCGCAGGCTCGCCGGGTTCCCCTTCCCCGGCACCGATCCGGAGATCACCGGCCGCCAGGCGCTGGTGGAGATGACCGGCGCCGAGAAGCTCGGCATGGGCTGGAACGAGACGGAGACCGGCATCTACAGCCACGGCCCGGTGCCCGGCCGCATCCTCACCGTCGAGTTCGACGGCCCGCCCGCGGACCGCTCCGCCCCCGTCACCCTGGAGGAGGTCCAGGCGAGCCTGCGCAAGGTGTCGGGGACCGACGTCACGGTCACCAAGGTGAACACGGCCACCCGCTTCACCGACAACACCCGCCAGGTCACCGAGTACCGCCGCGGGCGCGTCCTGCTGGCCGGTGACGCGGCGCACGTACACCCGCCGTTCGGCGGCCAGGGGCTCAATCTGGGCATCGGGGACGCGATGAACCTGGGCTGGAAGCTGGCCGCGACGGTCCTGGGCCACGCCCCCGACGGGCTGCTGGACACCTACACCGCCGAGCGGCACCCGGTCGGCGCATGGGTGCTGGAGTGGACCCGCGCCCAGATAGCGGTGATGCGGCCGACGCCGCACTCCCGCGCGCTGCGCAAGGTGATCACCGACCTGACCGGCACGGTCACCGGCACCACGTACTTCGCCAAGAAGATCTCCGGGGTGTGGCACCGCTACGACCTGCCCGGCGACCACCCGCTGACCGGCCGCAGCGCCCCCGACCTGGTCTTCGCCAACGGCACCCGGCTCGGCGCGCACCTGGAGGACGGGCGGGCGCTGCTGTTCGTCCTCACCGACGACCCCGGACCGGCCGGCCGGGCCGCCGAGTACGCCGCCGGATACGAGGGCCGGCTGCGCGTGGTGACCACCCGCTGCCCGGACCGGCCGGAACTGGCCGGGCTGCTGGTGCGGCCGGACGGCGTGGTGGCGTGGGGCGCGGGTACGGACGAGGACGCGCTGCGGGGCGAGTCGCGTAGCGGAGCGGGCGCTGACAAGGCCGGATCGGGGGCTGACGGGGACGGAGCCCCGGCTCGTACGGCCGGTACGGCGACCGCCACCCGTACGGCTCCCGCCGCCACCTGCACGGCGGACGAACTGGCCGCTCTGGAGGACGCGTTGCGCCGGTGGTTCGGCGCTCCCGGCGGCACTCCCGGCGGAACGGCTGACTGA